In the Caenorhabditis elegans chromosome X genome, one interval contains:
- the acs-22 gene encoding Very long-chain fatty acid transport protein (Partially confirmed by transcript evidence): protein MREMPDSPKFALVTFVVYAVVLYNVNSVFWKFVFIGYVVFRLLRTDFGRRALATLPRDFAGLKLLISVKSTIRGLFKKDRPIHEIFLNQVKQHPNKVAIIEIESGRQLTYQELNALANQYANLYVSEGYKMGDVVALFMENSIDFFAIWLGLSKIGVVSAFINSNLKLEPLAHSINVSKCKSCITNINLLPMFKAAREKNLISDEIHVFLAGTQVDGRHRSLQQDLHLFSEDEPPVIDGLNFRSVLCYIYTSGTTGNPKPAVIKHFRYFWIAMGAGKAFGINKSDVVYITMPMYHSAAGIMGIGSLIAFGSTAVIRKKFSASNFWKDCVKYNVTATQYIGEICRYLLAANPCPEEKQHNVRLMWGNGLRGQIWKEFVGRFGIKKIGELYGSTEGNSNIVNVDNHVGACGFMPIYPHIGSLYPVRLIKVDRATGELERDKNGLCVPCVPGETGEMVGVIKEKDILLKFEGYVSEGDTAKKIYRDVFKHGDKVFASGDILHWDDLGYLYFVDRCGDTFRWKGENVSTTEVEGILQPVMDVEDATVYGVTVGKMEGRAGMAGIVVKDGTDVEKFIADITSRLTENLASYAIPVFIRLCKEVDRTGTFKLKKTDLQKQGYDLVACKGDPIYYWSAAEKSYKPLTDKMQQDIDTGVYDRI from the exons ATGAG GGAAATGCCGGACAGTCCCAAGTTTGCGTTAGTCACGTTTGTTGTGTATGCAGTGGTTTTGTACAATGTCAACAgcgttttctggaaatttgtatTCATCGGATATGTTGTATTTAGGCTGCTTCGCACTGATTTTGGAAGAAGAGCACTTGCCACGTTACCTAGAGATTTTGC GGGACTGAAGCTCTTAATATCGGTTAAGTCGACAATTCGTGGCTTGTTCAAGAAAGATCGCCCAATTCATGAAATCTTTTTGAATCAG GTGAAACAGCATCCAAACAAAGTGGCgattattgaaattgaaagtgGTAGGCAGTTGACGTATCAAGAATTGAATGCGTTAGCTAATCAGTATGCTAACCTTTACGTG AGTGAAGGTTACAAAATGGGCGACGTTGTCGCTTTGTTTATGGAAAATAGCATCGACTTCTTTGCAATTTGGCTGGGACTTTCCAAGATTGGAGTCGTGTCGGCGTTCATCAACTCAAACTTGAAGTTGGAGCCATTGGCACATTCGATTAATGTTTCGAAGTGCAAATCATGCATTACCAATATCAATCTGTTGCCGA TGTTCAAAGCCGCTCGTGAAAAGAATCTGATCAGTGACGAGATCCACGTGTTTCTGGCTGGAACTCAGGTTGATGGACGTCATAGAAGTCTTCAGCAAGATCTCCATCTTTTCTCTGAGGATGAACCTCCAGTTATAGACGGACTCAATTTTAGAAGCGTTCTGTGTTATATTTACACTTCCGGTACTACCGGAAATCCAAAGCCAGCCGTCATTAAACACTTCCGTTACTTCTGGATTGCGATGGGAGCAGGAAAAGCATTTGGAATTAATAAGTCAGACGTTGTGTACATTACGATGCCAATGTATCACTCTGCCGCCGGTATCATGGGTATTGGATCATTAATTGCATTCGGGTCGACCGCTGTTATTAGGAAAAAGTTTTCGGCAAGCAACTTCTGGAAAGATTGCGTCAAGTACAACGTCACAGCGACACAGTACATTGGAGAAATCTGCAG GTATCTTCTGGCAGCGAATCCATGTCCTGAAGAGAAACAACACAACGTGCGATTGATGTGGGGAAATGGTTTGAGAGGACAAATTTGGAAAGAGTTTGTAGGAAGATTTGGAATTAAGAAAATTGGAGAGTTGTACGGCTCAACAGAAGGAAACTCCAATATTG ttaacgTGGATAACCATGTTGGAGCTTGTGGATTCATGCCAATTTATCCCCATATTGGATCCCTCTACCCAGTTCGACTTATTAAGGTTGATAGAGCCACTGGAGAGCTTGAACGTGATAAGAACGGACTCTGTGTGCCGTGTGTGCCTGGTGAAACTGGGGAAATGGTTGGCGTTATCAAGGAGAAAGATATTCTTCTAAAGTTCGAAGGATATGTCAGCGAAGGGGATACTGCAAAGAAAATCTACAGAGATGTGTTCAAGCATGGAGATAAGGTGTTTGCAAGTGGAGATATTCTTCATTGGGATGATCTTGGATACTTGTACTTTGTGGACCGTTGTGGAGACACTTTCCGTTGGAAAGGGGAGAACGTGTCAACTACTGAAGTTGAGGGAATTCTTCAGCCTGTGATGGATGTGGAAGATGCAACTGTTTATGGAGTCACT GTCGGTAAAATGGAGGGGCGTGCCGGAATGGCTGGTATTGTCGTCAAGGATGGAACGGATGTTGAG aaattcatcGCCGATATTACTTCTCGACTGACCGAAAATCTGGCGTCTTACGCAATCCCTGTTTTCATTCGGCTGTGCAAGGAAGTTGATCGAACCG gAACCTTCAAACTCAAGAAGACTGATCTTCAAAAACAAGGTTACGACCTGGTTGCTTGTAAAGGAGACCCAATTTACTACTGGTCAGCTGCAGAAAAATCCTACAAACCACTGACTGACAAAATGCAACAGGATATTGACACTGGTGTTTATGATCGCATTTAA
- the acs-22 gene encoding Very long-chain fatty acid transport protein (Confirmed by transcript evidence), which translates to MPDSPKFALVTFVVYAVVLYNVNSVFWKFVFIGYVVFRLLRTDFGRRALATLPRDFAGLKLLISVKSTIRGLFKKDRPIHEIFLNQVKQHPNKVAIIEIESGRQLTYQELNALANQYANLYVSEGYKMGDVVALFMENSIDFFAIWLGLSKIGVVSAFINSNLKLEPLAHSINVSKCKSCITNINLLPMFKAAREKNLISDEIHVFLAGTQVDGRHRSLQQDLHLFSEDEPPVIDGLNFRSVLCYIYTSGTTGNPKPAVIKHFRYFWIAMGAGKAFGINKSDVVYITMPMYHSAAGIMGIGSLIAFGSTAVIRKKFSASNFWKDCVKYNVTATQYIGEICRYLLAANPCPEEKQHNVRLMWGNGLRGQIWKEFVGRFGIKKIGELYGSTEGNSNIVNVDNHVGACGFMPIYPHIGSLYPVRLIKVDRATGELERDKNGLCVPCVPGETGEMVGVIKEKDILLKFEGYVSEGDTAKKIYRDVFKHGDKVFASGDILHWDDLGYLYFVDRCGDTFRWKGENVSTTEVEGILQPVMDVEDATVYGVTVGKMEGRAGMAGIVVKDGTDVEKFIADITSRLTENLASYAIPVFIRLCKEVDRTGTFKLKKTDLQKQGYDLVACKGDPIYYWSAAEKSYKPLTDKMQQDIDTGVYDRI; encoded by the exons ATGCCGGACAGTCCCAAGTTTGCGTTAGTCACGTTTGTTGTGTATGCAGTGGTTTTGTACAATGTCAACAgcgttttctggaaatttgtatTCATCGGATATGTTGTATTTAGGCTGCTTCGCACTGATTTTGGAAGAAGAGCACTTGCCACGTTACCTAGAGATTTTGC GGGACTGAAGCTCTTAATATCGGTTAAGTCGACAATTCGTGGCTTGTTCAAGAAAGATCGCCCAATTCATGAAATCTTTTTGAATCAG GTGAAACAGCATCCAAACAAAGTGGCgattattgaaattgaaagtgGTAGGCAGTTGACGTATCAAGAATTGAATGCGTTAGCTAATCAGTATGCTAACCTTTACGTG AGTGAAGGTTACAAAATGGGCGACGTTGTCGCTTTGTTTATGGAAAATAGCATCGACTTCTTTGCAATTTGGCTGGGACTTTCCAAGATTGGAGTCGTGTCGGCGTTCATCAACTCAAACTTGAAGTTGGAGCCATTGGCACATTCGATTAATGTTTCGAAGTGCAAATCATGCATTACCAATATCAATCTGTTGCCGA TGTTCAAAGCCGCTCGTGAAAAGAATCTGATCAGTGACGAGATCCACGTGTTTCTGGCTGGAACTCAGGTTGATGGACGTCATAGAAGTCTTCAGCAAGATCTCCATCTTTTCTCTGAGGATGAACCTCCAGTTATAGACGGACTCAATTTTAGAAGCGTTCTGTGTTATATTTACACTTCCGGTACTACCGGAAATCCAAAGCCAGCCGTCATTAAACACTTCCGTTACTTCTGGATTGCGATGGGAGCAGGAAAAGCATTTGGAATTAATAAGTCAGACGTTGTGTACATTACGATGCCAATGTATCACTCTGCCGCCGGTATCATGGGTATTGGATCATTAATTGCATTCGGGTCGACCGCTGTTATTAGGAAAAAGTTTTCGGCAAGCAACTTCTGGAAAGATTGCGTCAAGTACAACGTCACAGCGACACAGTACATTGGAGAAATCTGCAG GTATCTTCTGGCAGCGAATCCATGTCCTGAAGAGAAACAACACAACGTGCGATTGATGTGGGGAAATGGTTTGAGAGGACAAATTTGGAAAGAGTTTGTAGGAAGATTTGGAATTAAGAAAATTGGAGAGTTGTACGGCTCAACAGAAGGAAACTCCAATATTG ttaacgTGGATAACCATGTTGGAGCTTGTGGATTCATGCCAATTTATCCCCATATTGGATCCCTCTACCCAGTTCGACTTATTAAGGTTGATAGAGCCACTGGAGAGCTTGAACGTGATAAGAACGGACTCTGTGTGCCGTGTGTGCCTGGTGAAACTGGGGAAATGGTTGGCGTTATCAAGGAGAAAGATATTCTTCTAAAGTTCGAAGGATATGTCAGCGAAGGGGATACTGCAAAGAAAATCTACAGAGATGTGTTCAAGCATGGAGATAAGGTGTTTGCAAGTGGAGATATTCTTCATTGGGATGATCTTGGATACTTGTACTTTGTGGACCGTTGTGGAGACACTTTCCGTTGGAAAGGGGAGAACGTGTCAACTACTGAAGTTGAGGGAATTCTTCAGCCTGTGATGGATGTGGAAGATGCAACTGTTTATGGAGTCACT GTCGGTAAAATGGAGGGGCGTGCCGGAATGGCTGGTATTGTCGTCAAGGATGGAACGGATGTTGAG aaattcatcGCCGATATTACTTCTCGACTGACCGAAAATCTGGCGTCTTACGCAATCCCTGTTTTCATTCGGCTGTGCAAGGAAGTTGATCGAACCG gAACCTTCAAACTCAAGAAGACTGATCTTCAAAAACAAGGTTACGACCTGGTTGCTTGTAAAGGAGACCCAATTTACTACTGGTCAGCTGCAGAAAAATCCTACAAACCACTGACTGACAAAATGCAACAGGATATTGACACTGGTGTTTATGATCGCATTTAA
- the acs-22 gene encoding long-chain-fatty-acid--CoA ligase (Confirmed by transcript evidence) translates to MGDVVALFMENSIDFFAIWLGLSKIGVVSAFINSNLKLEPLAHSINVSKCKSCITNINLLPMFKAAREKNLISDEIHVFLAGTQVDGRHRSLQQDLHLFSEDEPPVIDGLNFRSVLCYIYTSGTTGNPKPAVIKHFRYFWIAMGAGKAFGINKSDVVYITMPMYHSAAGIMGIGSLIAFGSTAVIRKKFSASNFWKDCVKYNVTATQYIGEICRYLLAANPCPEEKQHNVRLMWGNGLRGQIWKEFVGRFGIKKIGELYGSTEGNSNIVNVDNHVGACGFMPIYPHIGSLYPVRLIKVDRATGELERDKNGLCVPCVPGETGEMVGVIKEKDILLKFEGYVSEGDTAKKIYRDVFKHGDKVFASGDILHWDDLGYLYFVDRCGDTFRWKGENVSTTEVEGILQPVMDVEDATVYGVTVGKMEGRAGMAGIVVKDGTDVEKFIADITSRLTENLASYAIPVFIRLCKEVDRTGTFKLKKTDLQKQGYDLVACKGDPIYYWSAAEKSYKPLTDKMQQDIDTGVYDRI, encoded by the exons ATGGGCGACGTTGTCGCTTTGTTTATGGAAAATAGCATCGACTTCTTTGCAATTTGGCTGGGACTTTCCAAGATTGGAGTCGTGTCGGCGTTCATCAACTCAAACTTGAAGTTGGAGCCATTGGCACATTCGATTAATGTTTCGAAGTGCAAATCATGCATTACCAATATCAATCTGTTGCCGA TGTTCAAAGCCGCTCGTGAAAAGAATCTGATCAGTGACGAGATCCACGTGTTTCTGGCTGGAACTCAGGTTGATGGACGTCATAGAAGTCTTCAGCAAGATCTCCATCTTTTCTCTGAGGATGAACCTCCAGTTATAGACGGACTCAATTTTAGAAGCGTTCTGTGTTATATTTACACTTCCGGTACTACCGGAAATCCAAAGCCAGCCGTCATTAAACACTTCCGTTACTTCTGGATTGCGATGGGAGCAGGAAAAGCATTTGGAATTAATAAGTCAGACGTTGTGTACATTACGATGCCAATGTATCACTCTGCCGCCGGTATCATGGGTATTGGATCATTAATTGCATTCGGGTCGACCGCTGTTATTAGGAAAAAGTTTTCGGCAAGCAACTTCTGGAAAGATTGCGTCAAGTACAACGTCACAGCGACACAGTACATTGGAGAAATCTGCAG GTATCTTCTGGCAGCGAATCCATGTCCTGAAGAGAAACAACACAACGTGCGATTGATGTGGGGAAATGGTTTGAGAGGACAAATTTGGAAAGAGTTTGTAGGAAGATTTGGAATTAAGAAAATTGGAGAGTTGTACGGCTCAACAGAAGGAAACTCCAATATTG ttaacgTGGATAACCATGTTGGAGCTTGTGGATTCATGCCAATTTATCCCCATATTGGATCCCTCTACCCAGTTCGACTTATTAAGGTTGATAGAGCCACTGGAGAGCTTGAACGTGATAAGAACGGACTCTGTGTGCCGTGTGTGCCTGGTGAAACTGGGGAAATGGTTGGCGTTATCAAGGAGAAAGATATTCTTCTAAAGTTCGAAGGATATGTCAGCGAAGGGGATACTGCAAAGAAAATCTACAGAGATGTGTTCAAGCATGGAGATAAGGTGTTTGCAAGTGGAGATATTCTTCATTGGGATGATCTTGGATACTTGTACTTTGTGGACCGTTGTGGAGACACTTTCCGTTGGAAAGGGGAGAACGTGTCAACTACTGAAGTTGAGGGAATTCTTCAGCCTGTGATGGATGTGGAAGATGCAACTGTTTATGGAGTCACT GTCGGTAAAATGGAGGGGCGTGCCGGAATGGCTGGTATTGTCGTCAAGGATGGAACGGATGTTGAG aaattcatcGCCGATATTACTTCTCGACTGACCGAAAATCTGGCGTCTTACGCAATCCCTGTTTTCATTCGGCTGTGCAAGGAAGTTGATCGAACCG gAACCTTCAAACTCAAGAAGACTGATCTTCAAAAACAAGGTTACGACCTGGTTGCTTGTAAAGGAGACCCAATTTACTACTGGTCAGCTGCAGAAAAATCCTACAAACCACTGACTGACAAAATGCAACAGGATATTGACACTGGTGTTTATGATCGCATTTAA
- the dylt-2 gene encoding Tctex1 domain-containing protein 2 (Confirmed by transcript evidence) has protein sequence MEDANDRNFVLRPTPGQKFRPKAVAGMIQEILGEKLGALTIYNVDEAELVSKDISASIRERLKGLQLPRYKYVIQTMIAEQCGNGATTAVQCVWDEDCDGYLTQRYVTGSIWCEVLVFAIFHY, from the exons ATGGAGGATGCCAACGATCGTAATTTTGTTCTCAGACCAACTCCTGGCCAGAA ATTTCGCCCAAAAGCTGTAGCTGGAATGATTCAAGAGATTCTTGGAGAAAAGCTGGGGGCATTAACCATTTATAATGTTGATGAAGCTGAACTTGTTTCAAAAGATATATCAGCATCAATCAGAGAACGACTTAaag GGCTTCAACTTCCGCGATACAAATATGTTATTCAAACCATGATTGCGGAACAATGTGGGAACGGAGCAAC AACCGCTGTTCAGTGCGTTTGGGACGAAGATTGCGATGGGTATTTGACCCAAAGATATGTCACT GGCTCCATTTGGTGCGAAGTATTGGTGttcgcaatttttcattacTAA